The sequence TCTCATGGGGAGGCACAGAGAATGTAGGAGGCTGAGGGATTGGTAGGTGGCAGGGAGCTATGGAAGGTTCTAGAGCAGTGGGGAGTCATGTAATCAAGTGTCCTTGTCCAAACAGTTGCTCAAGcagagtgcctactgtgtgcaagCACTGGAGACACAGCATTAAACAAGCCAGGCTCAcccctgtctcccagagttgcccactaaataaagtaaataaagcagCAAAAAGATGACAAGTGTGTGATGGAGTTAATGTAGGCAGGGGTGATGGGGTGTGTTCTGCATCTTTCAGGGAAATTTTTCAAGCAGGGGCATTTGGCATTGGGTCTTGAAGGGTGAAGAAGAGTTGTCTGGGTCAAGTTTCCTGCCCACAGCTGGAGGGCATGAGATCTGCCCTATAGGTTCCCATCAGACAGgtctgcttcagtttccccagctaCCCACGATGGTAGAGCACACCCAGGGGGGTTGGTCTGGGTAGACACTGCTTCCTGGGGGAGGGAACAGTGCTGCTGTGTGACTGTGGAGGCAAACTGACCCcttctgggccttagtttccctGCCTTATCAATGAGAAATATTTccaggctggaggagggggatgAAGGATCCAGGGCTGAGTGTGGGGACCAATTTTGATGCAAAATCCCTCCCTGCTGCTAACCTCggctttctcatctgtagagtGGGCACAGAGCCAGGGATAGCGGTGGTTagaccccaccccaacccccgccTGTTGAGAtcatttgagcctcagtttctcccccTGCGTCGTGGATCCGATTCCTCCCAAGTGGCTTCCCTAGCACTGAGGGACTAGGAGGGGAGAGGGCGGGCGAAGGCGGGTGGACTccagcagggagggaggagccggCCCGGCAGGGGCGGAGAGGGTGCGGCGAGGGCGCGCGAGATCCTGCCTCCCGGGATGCCATCCCCGGCTCCGCCCCGTGGAACCCGCCGGCAACTTTGGGATGGAGTTTGTGACGGCGCTGTGGCTCGGCCTGGCGCTGGTGCTGGGGCCGGGTCCCGCCGGGGGCCACCCGCACCCGTGCGGCGTCCTAGCGCGCCTGGGGGGCTCGGTGCGCCTGGGCGCCCTCCTGCCCCGCGCGCCCGcagcccgcgcccgcgcccgcgccgccCTAGCCCGGGCCTCCCTGGCGCCGCGGCTGCCCCACAACCTGAGCCTGGAGCTGGTAGCCGCCGCTACCCCCGCCCGCGACCCCGCCTCGCTAGCCCGCGGTCTGTGCCAGGTGTTGACGGCACCGGGAGTGGCGGCCCTGATCGCCTTCCCCGAGACGCGACCCGAGCTGCTGCAGCTGCACTTCCTGGCGTCCGCCACCGAGACCCCCGTGCTCAGTGTGCTGCGGCGGCAAGCGCGCGCGCCCCTTGGCTCCCCGGTACGCGCGGGGATCCGGGGCCGGATGGGAGAGGCCCCGGGAAGCTCCTGGGGCTTGGGGTCCGGGGGTCTGGAGACAGTCCTTGGGACGCACGGGGACTCGGACTTCTGGACCGTAGATGGGCGGAGACTCGGAGTCGGATGGCAGAGGCCCTGGATCCCTGGACAAAGGATGTCCCCGGGGATCAGGGTCCCGGAATGGGAGACGGGAGCCCCGGGACGCAGGGACCTAGAGCCACGGACCTGCGGCTCGGGACCCCGCGGGACGCCTCTGGACTCCAGACGGCGGATCCCACAGGGAGCTTCCCTGGGCCTCGGAGGTGTAGACCCCCTGGGACCGAGACCCCCTTGTAGGGTCCAGGGGCGCCTTCGGATCCCCACCCGGCAGGATCGCAAGGCTGGGATGGGGAAACGAGTCTCCCTGCCCACTCTCCAGGGGCAACAGTTTCAGAGGCTGAAGCTGGAGGCCTTTCTCCCGTCAGCATCCTCCGATCCTCGAGGCATCCTCGAGGCATCCTCGAGGCTAGGCCGCCCCCACCCACAGCCTCCTTGACCCACAGCCTCCTCAGATCCCCAGACACCAAAACCCTTGTCTTCCTCCGCCACTCCTCGACCTTGGAGTTCATTGTCTTATTTCCACCCCCAGACTGGAAATTGGGTCCGAATAAGTAGAGaatgggaaagaggagagagagtgaCTGGCAGGGCTCTGGGAACCCCTCGGTGCCCCAGGGAGAGACCCCTCCTCTCAGGACCAGCTGGAAGGGGCCCAATGCCTGGATGTGGGGTCTGGCAGGGGGCCTCCCAACCCACCTTGAAGCCCCCTCCAGGTCTTCCTTCTTCTGAAGGCAGGGAGACCCTGATCCTAGAGGAGGCCTGGGGTCTCTTTAACCCACCTCCACTCCGTTCCTGCCCCCTCCCAGTGGGAGAGATGCAGGACCCAAATCCAGGCCTGTGGGGCCCTCTGCAGCCAGATCCAGGAACTGCATCCCTGCAGTTGGACCTATCAGGCTTTGGGGAGATAATGGCTTGCcccctcttcccctttccccctCCTCGCCCACGCCAGGGACTGAGCAGTAGTCTCCAGCCTTTCTCCCGGCATTCAGCACCCTGTCCCCACCCAGACAACATCTTGCCTACCCGAGGTGTCTGGTAAAGTTCTCATCCCACACTGAAAGCAAATCCAGGAGAACTTTTGGGGTGCCCCGGGCACAAAGTGGGGCCCTTCAGTGCCTGGTTGGCCTGGGTAAGTCTGAATAGAGAGGGGATATGTAGCTAGGTTTTGAAGGATGTGTAGGAGTTGGCTGACCTAGATGAGGAAAGGTCTTTCTTCCAGCTGGGGAATCCAAAAACTCTGAGTGACTGGAGTCAAAAGAGCAGGCCTTGCAGGTCAAGGCAGGGCGAGGCTTTGTGCTGATGGCGATGGGGAGCCACAGAGGGGTATAgagcaggggctgggctgggaggaggtAGACTCAAGGTCCTTTGAGTAGCTAGCAGCAGCCAGGGGACTCAGCCTGTAGCACCTGTCAGGAGCAGGTGCTGTGCGCACGCCTGCCACTCCTGCGGGCACTAgcagagggggagggaaggggggaaGGCCCTGGTCCCCTCAGCCATACTCCTGGGCTGCAATGAGGCCCACTCCCTACATCAGCGCAAGATGATGTGTGTTTATTGGACATGTACAGATGGGGGTGGGAAGAGTGTGGTGGGACTGTGAGGTCGCCAGCCCTAACTTGACCAACCCCTCTGCCAGAACCCGTTCCACCTGCAGCTGGACTGGGCCAGCCCCCTTGAGACACTGCTGGATGTGCTGGTATCCGTGCTGCGGGCTCACACCTGGGAGGACGTCGGCCTGGTGCTCTGCCGTGTACGTgaccctggcagcctggtggtCTTGTGGACAAGCCGGGCGGGCCGGGCCCCGAAGCTTGTGCTGGACCTGAGCCGGCTGGAGCTGGGCAATGCAGGGCTGAGCGCACGCCTGGCACTCCTGGGGGCACCAGCCGGAGGGAAGACCCTGGTCCCCGCAGCCATACTCCTGGGCTGCGATGTGGCCCGCTCCCAACAGGTGCTGCAGGCTGCACCCCCCGGTCCCCGCTGGCTGCTGGGCACGCCGCTGCCCCCTGAGGCCCTGCCCACTGAGGGCCTGCCACCCGGAGTGCTGGCGCTCGGCGAGGTGGCCCGGCCCCCACTGGAGGCTGCCATCCAGGATGTAGTGGAGCTAGTGACCCGAGCGCTGGACAGTGCTGCCCGCGTGCAGCCAGAGCGCGCCCTGCTTCCCGCCACAGTCAACTGCAGTGACCTGCCGCCACCAGAGCCCGAGTCTTCGGGCCGCCTCTTGGCACGGTGAGCAGGGCCCCGGCTGCAGGAAGCCACCTCTGCCAGTGGGCCATGACAGGTGACAAGATCGAGTGTTTGCTGTGTGCCAGATGCTGTGTCCATCTTGCATGAAAGCAGAACCTAAGAAGGGGATTCtgcggggctggggtgggggctttgggagaagagggaagggaggagaaagaatGAGTGAGACTGCTGAAATGAATCACCTTCTGATCACCGGGGCCCTAGAGGGGGACAGCGCCCAGAAACCAGAAGGCCCCACCTGGGCCTCTGAACTGGGCAGCAGCCCTTGGCTCAGGGCTGGGACACTGCCCCAGTCCCCAGGGCGCGGGTATCCTGCTTGGAAGGGGTCGTGGAATGTGGGGCTCAATAGAGCCTCCAGTGGCCCCGAGTGTGTCTGAGCCGCAAGGCCACAGGTCTCACCTCGGGGGAGGGATCCCTCTGCCCTGatgccatccccacccccaccaggttCCTGGCCAACACATCCTTCTGGGGCCACACAGGGCCGGTGTGGGTAACCAGCTCCTCGCAGGTGCACATCTCCCGCCGCTTCTGCCTGTGGAGCCTCCGCCAGGACCTGAGGGGCGCCCCGGCCTGGGCCACGCTGGGTCACTGGCAGGATGGGCGGCTGGAGTTGGAGGCGTGGGGTGCGGCCGAGCAGTCCCCACCCCTGCCCGGAGCACAGGCACGGCCCAAGCTGAGGGTGGTGACGCTGGTGGAGCATCCGTTTGTGTTCGCTCGCCAGCCAGACGAAGATGGGCGGTGCCCAGCAGGGCAACTGTGCCTGGCCCCTGGCACCAACGATTCGGCCACTCTGGACGCACTCTTTGCCGCGTTGGCCGATGGCTCGGCGCCCCGCGCGCTGCGCAGGTGCTGCTACGGCTACTGCATCGACCTGCTGGAGCGCCTGGCGGAGGACACACCCTTTGACTTCGAGCTCTACATTGTGGGCGATGGCAAGTACGGCGCGCTGCGCGACGGCCGCTGGACTGGCCTGGTGGGCGACCTGCTGGCCGGGCGGGCGCACATGGCCGTcaccagcttcagcatcaattcggCCCGCTCACAGGTGGTGGACTTCACTAGCCCTTTCTTCTCCACCAGCCTGGGCATCATGGTGCGTGCACGCGACACGGCGTCGCCCATTGGTGCCTTCATGTGGCCGCTGCACTGGTCCATGTGGCTGGGCGTCTTCGCTGCACTGCACCTGACCGCACTCTTCCTCACCCTCTACGAGTGGCGCAGCCCCTTCGGCCTAACGCCCCGCGGCCGCAACCGGGACACCGTGTTCTCCTACTCCTCTGCCCTCAACCTCTGCTATGCCATCCTCTTTGGACGCACGGTATCCAGCAAGACGCCCAAGTGCCCAACGGGCCGCCTCCTCATGAACCTGTGGGCCATCTTCTGCCTGCTCGTGCTGTCCAGCTACACGGCCAACCTGGCTGCCGTCATGGTCGGGGACAAGACTTTCGAGGAGCTGTCTGGGATCCACGACCCCAAGGTGGGCAACTGCAGGGGGTTTATGGTCAGAGCTGAGAAGTCTAATACCCCCACCTCTATCCTCACCCCAGAGAGGGCAGCTATTCCTTCTCTCAAACTCATACTGAGCCCAGCCCCAAGCCGGGACAACACAGGCAAGGGTGCTGGTGAGAAcggaaagagaagcaaaaaggatgGTGTGTGACATGGTGGTAAAGTTCCAGGCAGGGCAGGGACATccatggtagtccagtggctaagactccgtgctcccaatgc is a genomic window of Ovis canadensis isolate MfBH-ARS-UI-01 breed Bighorn chromosome 5, ARS-UI_OviCan_v2, whole genome shotgun sequence containing:
- the GRIN3B gene encoding glutamate receptor ionotropic, NMDA 3B gives rise to the protein MEFVTALWLGLALVLGPGPAGGHPHPCGVLARLGGSVRLGALLPRAPAARARARAALARASLAPRLPHNLSLELVAAATPARDPASLARGLCQVLTAPGVAALIAFPETRPELLQLHFLASATETPVLSVLRRQARAPLGSPNPFHLQLDWASPLETLLDVLVSVLRAHTWEDVGLVLCRVRDPGSLVVLWTSRAGRAPKLVLDLSRLELGNAGLSARLALLGAPAGGKTLVPAAILLGCDVARSQQVLQAAPPGPRWLLGTPLPPEALPTEGLPPGVLALGEVARPPLEAAIQDVVELVTRALDSAARVQPERALLPATVNCSDLPPPEPESSGRLLARFLANTSFWGHTGPVWVTSSSQVHISRRFCLWSLRQDLRGAPAWATLGHWQDGRLELEAWGAAEQSPPLPGAQARPKLRVVTLVEHPFVFARQPDEDGRCPAGQLCLAPGTNDSATLDALFAALADGSAPRALRRCCYGYCIDLLERLAEDTPFDFELYIVGDGKYGALRDGRWTGLVGDLLAGRAHMAVTSFSINSARSQVVDFTSPFFSTSLGIMVRARDTASPIGAFMWPLHWSMWLGVFAALHLTALFLTLYEWRSPFGLTPRGRNRDTVFSYSSALNLCYAILFGRTVSSKTPKCPTGRLLMNLWAIFCLLVLSSYTANLAAVMVGDKTFEELSGIHDPKLHHPSQGFRFGTVWESSAEAYIKKSFPEMYSHMRRHSAPTTPHGVAMLTSDPPKLNAFIMDKSLLDYEVSIDADCRLLTVGKPFVIEGYGIGLPRNSPLTSNLSEFISRYKSSGFIDLLHDKWYKMVPCGKRVFAVTETLQMGIYHFSGLFVLLCLGLGSALLSSLGEHIFYHLALPRIRRGNKLQYWLHTSQRIHRALNTELPEGQEEAESRGLEESQNTQATPAGPGGWTRVRPTAVREHRVRFLLDHTVVSASPDADVPDLDAAGAAPPEAPVCSNGPPAELRSGAPLPGELEELEQRIAGAQERLHQALLRRRALLAQLRDSTCELPCTWLLACEEAPEVAS